Proteins from a genomic interval of Gluconacetobacter diazotrophicus PA1 5:
- a CDS encoding IS3-like element ISGdi11 family transposase (programmed frameshift), producing the protein MKKARFTQDQIIGVLKEHQAGATAADLCRKHGISDATFYTWRSKYGGMEVSEARRLKALEEENAKLKRLLAESVMDVSTLKELLGKKLVTPGLRREAVTWAIREKEYSQRRACRLIGMDPKTWRYASRRPDDAAARGRLRELAGERRRFGYRRLHILLGREGMTMNHKKLFRLYREEGLSVRKRGGRKRALGTRSPMMLPDGPNQRWSLDFVSDALNNGRRFRVLTVVDDYTRECLALVADTSLSGERLGRELDRIGEHRGWPLMIVSDNGTEMTSNAILAWQQKRSVLWHYIAPGKPQQNGFVESFNGRFRDECLNEHLFRNIAHARTVIEDWRADYNAVRPHTSLNGMTPEAFAQHATKAYNNTQTLTQN; encoded by the exons ATGAAGAAAGCGCGATTTACGCAGGACCAGATTATCGGGGTCCTGAAAGAGCATCAGGCGGGCGCTACGGCTGCGGATCTGTGCCGCAAGCACGGGATCAGTGACGCGACCTTCTACACCTGGCGGTCGAAATACGGCGGGATGGAGGTGTCGGAAGCGCGGCGCCTCAAGGCTCTTGAAGAAGAGAACGCGAAGCTGAAGCGGCTTCTGGCGGAGAGCGTGATGGACGTCTCGACGCTGAAGGAACTACTGG GCAAAAAACTCGTGACGCCCGGTTTGCGGCGGGAAGCCGTGACCTGGGCGATCCGGGAGAAAGAGTATTCGCAGCGACGGGCCTGCCGGCTGATCGGCATGGACCCGAAGACCTGGCGCTATGCGTCACGCCGCCCGGATGATGCCGCAGCGCGCGGGCGGCTGCGCGAACTGGCTGGGGAGCGACGGCGATTTGGCTACCGGCGACTGCATATCCTGCTCGGCCGGGAAGGAATGACGATGAACCACAAGAAGCTGTTCCGGCTGTATCGCGAAGAGGGGCTGTCGGTCCGCAAGCGTGGCGGCCGGAAACGGGCGCTGGGCACGCGCTCGCCGATGATGCTGCCCGACGGGCCGAACCAGCGCTGGAGCCTGGATTTCGTCTCGGATGCATTGAACAACGGACGGCGCTTCCGGGTGCTGACGGTGGTCGACGACTACACGCGCGAATGTCTGGCGCTGGTGGCGGACACCTCGTTATCAGGCGAACGCCTCGGTCGTGAACTCGACCGGATCGGCGAGCATCGCGGCTGGCCGCTGATGATCGTTAGCGACAATGGCACCGAGATGACATCGAACGCGATCCTGGCCTGGCAGCAGAAGCGATCGGTGCTGTGGCACTATATCGCACCGGGCAAGCCGCAGCAGAACGGGTTCGTCGAGAGCTTCAACGGCCGGTTCCGCGACGAATGCCTCAATGAGCATCTGTTCCGTAACATCGCCCACGCTCGGACGGTCATCGAGGACTGGCGGGCCGACTACAACGCCGTCAGGCCTCACACCAGCCTCAATGGCATGACGCCAGAGGCTTTCGCTCAACACGCCACCAAGGCATACAACAATACACAGACCCTAACTCAAAACTGA